Proteins co-encoded in one Bombus pyrosoma isolate SC7728 linkage group LG4, ASM1482585v1, whole genome shotgun sequence genomic window:
- the LOC122566452 gene encoding SAFB-like transcription modulator isoform X1: MAEVEGKKLTELRVIDLKTELERRGLDKTGNKAALLERLSKAITDEGQDPDEYLIVPCGGLCKVSPRKNSVTGTANQDESVDTLENQKEESMEILDTNEAKLKVETKSVIEEDTTASKTEEQQNEVQNNVNKEMEHKQELKNQLNKSSIENTQTADKKVESDVATVVNQTTTNSVSTVEANGIDNEDSINLTIGEDEENLLAEETESHERHKDGGEKKKVEESKKGESKGSSRAEAGANNKEGTTSGGNVGTKSKQDGGGDGSKSVESSNKSQKRDDKDKKTSQVSPVNASSRNLWVSGLSSSTRATDLKQIFSKYGKVIGAKVVTNARTPGARCYGYVTMSTSEDAAKCIQHLHRTELHGRVISVEKAKGDTQQSHMRKRDTTNGKSEKKEEKEKIKDNHEISDRKDKETKKETEDKGSEARTFKCTATAKKSDEKNNENIENKKMDVQEKKDEVSKDADSRSTKSTSKKPESERGRRDEKRIRSWDHHRSHSRSRSRERRRRDDVLTFAKIREERERQRLRERERMLREEERRRREDMERQREVERRQREEAARLEREREKLRRERERIEQEKAELLRLERERQKLEREKLERERLELKRQQMRLEESRRAPPPPSIKRCSSDRRDPRDMYVEPDRKRMTTEHSRKHIPERVSDRRGEILDRVSDRRLDASPPTRYESSRSAQDLGLKKEFKRSSEFTSRSSRPDSFSDVSRGREVIVRRETLGTTATSIDPRQVKERYERASTTTYNRDRDVRRSETDTHRSSRDSHTRYSESFKPTGSSTPRDSRYVESNRTTSSWHSGPPSTKSFNSVPSSGTRDPRNEPSSWSSRSSDNVNRWSNSSSMGNTLRHPVPPTYQSGPIQSMGLTAPGTAPSYDRFDPYKSSMPSMRKY, from the exons ATGGCCGAAGTTGAAGGAAAAAAGCTCACTGAACTGCGAGTTATAGATCTAAAAACAGAACTTGAACGACGCGGGCTAGACAAAACTGGCAATAAAGCTGCACTTCTCGAGCGTCTTTCCaaa GCCATAACAGACGAAGGTCAAGATCCTGATGAATACTTGATTGTACCTTGTGGTGGATTATGCAAAGTTAGTCCAAGGAAAAACAGTG TAACAGGTACAGCAAATCAAGATGAATCTGTTGATACATTAGAAAAccaaaaggaagaaagtatGGAGATATTGGATACTAACGAAGCAAAACTCAAAGTAGAAACAAAATCTGTTATAGAAGAGGACACAACAGCATCCAAGACAGAA GAACAACAAAATGAAGTccaaaataatgttaataaagaaatggaacaCAAACAGGAACTTAAAAATCAATTGAATAAAAGTTCAATTGAAAATACACAGACTGCTGATAAAAAAGTAGAATCTGACGTAGCTACTGTAGTAAATCAAACCACAACTAATTCAGTTTCGACCGTTGAGGCTAATGGTATCGACAATGAAGATTCCATCAATCTAACTATCGGcgaagatgaagaaaatcTCCTTGCGGAGGAG ACAGAATCTCACGAGAGGCATAAGG ATggaggagagaagaagaaagtggaAGAAAGCAAGAAGGGAGAGTCTAAAGGGAGCAGTAGAGCAGAAGCCGGTGCCAACAACAAGGAAGGGACAACATCGGGTGGAAACGTCGGGACGAAGAGCAAGCAGGACGGTGGTGGAGACGGAAGCAAGAG CGTGGAGTCTAGCAACAAGAGTCAAAAGAGGGATGATAAAG ACAAGAAGACTTCACAAGTCAGCCCTGTTAATGCAAGCAGTAGAAACTTGTGGGTATCTGGATTGTCTTCAAGTACCCGTGCGACagatttgaaacaaatattctcAAAATATGGAAAAGTGATTGGTGCAAAAGTGGTTACGAATGCAAGAACGCCGGGAGCAAGATGCTACGGATATGTAACCATGTCCACCAGTGAGGATGCCGCAAAATGTATACAACATTTGCATAGAACCGAACTTCATGGGCGTGTAATATCCGTAGAAAAG GCCAAAGGCGATACTCAGCAGAGTCACATGCGTAAACGGGATACCACGAATGGAAAATccgagaagaaggaagaaaaggaaaaaataaaggataaTCATGAGATCAGTGATCGGAAGGataaggaaacgaagaaagaaaccgAGGATAAAGGATCAGAAGCAA GAACGTTTAAATGTACTGCAACAGCGAAAAAATCAGACGagaaaaacaacgaaaatatcgaaaataaaaagatggaCGTACAAGAGAAGAAAGATGAAGTTTCAAAGGATGCCGATTCTCGGTCAACCAAGTCCACTAGCAAGAAACCGGAGAGCGAGAGAGGAAGACGCGACGAGAAGAGAATTCGATCCTGGGATCATCATCGATCTCATAGTCGATCCCGCAGCCGTGAACGGCGTAGACGAGATGACGTGCTGACGTTTGCAAAGATCAGG GAGGAGCGAGAAAGACAAAGACTAcgggaaagagagaggatgCTTCGCGAAGAAGAACGAAGGAGAAGAGAGGATATGGAGCGGCAACGTGAAGTAGAACGTAGGCAAAGAGAAGAGGCTGCACGATTGGAAAGAGAACGGGAGAAATTgcgaagggaaagagaaagaatcgaGCAGGAGAAAGCCGAATTGCTCCGACTTGAACGGGAACGTCAGAAACTGGAGCGGGAAAAGCTAGAGCGAGAAAGATTGGAACTGAAAAGGCAACAGATGCGTTTAGAAGAGAGCAGGCGTGCTCCACCGCCGCCGTCCATCAAAAGATGTTCCAGCGATAGAAGGGATCCTAGAGACATGTACGTCGAGCCAGATAGAAAGCGAATGACCACCGAACATAGTCGAAAACACATTCCGGAACGTGTGAGTGATCGTCGTGGTGAAATTTTGGATCGTGTCTCAGATAGACGGTTAGACGCGTCGCCACCTACCCGCTACGAATCTAGTAG ATCCGCACAAGATTTAGGGTTAAAGAAGGAATTTAAACGCAGCAGCGAGTTTACTTCACGCAGTAGTCGTCCCGATAGTTTTTCAGATGTATCTCGAGGAAGGGAAGTGATCGTTCGCCGAGAAACTCTTGGCACGACTGCAACGTCTATCGATCCTCGACAAGTTAAGGAAAG ATACGAACGTGCAAGTACAACCACTTATAATCGTGACCGTGATGTGAGACGTTCTGAAACAGATACCCATAGGAGCTCTAGGGATAGTCATACACGATATAGTGAAAGCTTCAAACCTACTGGTTCCAGCACACCAC GTGATAGTCGTTACGTTGAAAGCAATCGAACAACTAGTAGCTGGCACTCTGGACCTCCGTCtacaaaatcatttaattcCGTACCAAGTAGTGGGACCCGAGATCCACGGAATGAACCATCCAGTTGGAGTTCTAGGTCCTCCGATAATGTAAACAG ATGGAGTAATTCAAGTAGCATGGGAAACACATTACGACATCCAGTACCACCAACGTATCAAAGTGGTCCTATTCAATCTATGGGATTAACCGCACCTGGGACAGCGCCCTCGTACGATCGTTTTGATCCATATAAATCGTCTATGCCGAGCATGAGGAAATATTGA
- the LOC122566452 gene encoding SAFB-like transcription modulator isoform X2, with translation MAEVEGKKLTELRVIDLKTELERRGLDKTGNKAALLERLSKAITDEGQDPDEYLIVPCGGLCKVSPRKNSVTGTANQDESVDTLENQKEESMEILDTNEAKLKVETKSVIEEDTTASKTEEQQNEVQNNVNKEMEHKQELKNQLNKSSIENTQTADKKVESDVATVVNQTTTNSVSTVEANGIDNEDSINLTIGEDEENLLAEETESHERHKDGGEKKKVEESKKGESKGSSRAEAGANNKEGTTSGGNVGTKSKQDGGGDGSKSVESSNKSQKRDDKDKKTSQVSPVNASSRNLWVSGLSSSTRATDLKQIFSKYGKVIGAKVVTNARTPGARCYGYVTMSTSEDAAKCIQHLHRTELHGRVISVEKAKGDTQQSHMRKRDTTNGKSEKKEEKEKIKDNHEISDRKDKETKKETEDKGSEATKKSDEKNNENIENKKMDVQEKKDEVSKDADSRSTKSTSKKPESERGRRDEKRIRSWDHHRSHSRSRSRERRRRDDVLTFAKIREERERQRLRERERMLREEERRRREDMERQREVERRQREEAARLEREREKLRRERERIEQEKAELLRLERERQKLEREKLERERLELKRQQMRLEESRRAPPPPSIKRCSSDRRDPRDMYVEPDRKRMTTEHSRKHIPERVSDRRGEILDRVSDRRLDASPPTRYESSRSAQDLGLKKEFKRSSEFTSRSSRPDSFSDVSRGREVIVRRETLGTTATSIDPRQVKERYERASTTTYNRDRDVRRSETDTHRSSRDSHTRYSESFKPTGSSTPRDSRYVESNRTTSSWHSGPPSTKSFNSVPSSGTRDPRNEPSSWSSRSSDNVNRWSNSSSMGNTLRHPVPPTYQSGPIQSMGLTAPGTAPSYDRFDPYKSSMPSMRKY, from the exons ATGGCCGAAGTTGAAGGAAAAAAGCTCACTGAACTGCGAGTTATAGATCTAAAAACAGAACTTGAACGACGCGGGCTAGACAAAACTGGCAATAAAGCTGCACTTCTCGAGCGTCTTTCCaaa GCCATAACAGACGAAGGTCAAGATCCTGATGAATACTTGATTGTACCTTGTGGTGGATTATGCAAAGTTAGTCCAAGGAAAAACAGTG TAACAGGTACAGCAAATCAAGATGAATCTGTTGATACATTAGAAAAccaaaaggaagaaagtatGGAGATATTGGATACTAACGAAGCAAAACTCAAAGTAGAAACAAAATCTGTTATAGAAGAGGACACAACAGCATCCAAGACAGAA GAACAACAAAATGAAGTccaaaataatgttaataaagaaatggaacaCAAACAGGAACTTAAAAATCAATTGAATAAAAGTTCAATTGAAAATACACAGACTGCTGATAAAAAAGTAGAATCTGACGTAGCTACTGTAGTAAATCAAACCACAACTAATTCAGTTTCGACCGTTGAGGCTAATGGTATCGACAATGAAGATTCCATCAATCTAACTATCGGcgaagatgaagaaaatcTCCTTGCGGAGGAG ACAGAATCTCACGAGAGGCATAAGG ATggaggagagaagaagaaagtggaAGAAAGCAAGAAGGGAGAGTCTAAAGGGAGCAGTAGAGCAGAAGCCGGTGCCAACAACAAGGAAGGGACAACATCGGGTGGAAACGTCGGGACGAAGAGCAAGCAGGACGGTGGTGGAGACGGAAGCAAGAG CGTGGAGTCTAGCAACAAGAGTCAAAAGAGGGATGATAAAG ACAAGAAGACTTCACAAGTCAGCCCTGTTAATGCAAGCAGTAGAAACTTGTGGGTATCTGGATTGTCTTCAAGTACCCGTGCGACagatttgaaacaaatattctcAAAATATGGAAAAGTGATTGGTGCAAAAGTGGTTACGAATGCAAGAACGCCGGGAGCAAGATGCTACGGATATGTAACCATGTCCACCAGTGAGGATGCCGCAAAATGTATACAACATTTGCATAGAACCGAACTTCATGGGCGTGTAATATCCGTAGAAAAG GCCAAAGGCGATACTCAGCAGAGTCACATGCGTAAACGGGATACCACGAATGGAAAATccgagaagaaggaagaaaaggaaaaaataaaggataaTCATGAGATCAGTGATCGGAAGGataaggaaacgaagaaagaaaccgAGGATAAAGGATCAGAAGCAA CGAAAAAATCAGACGagaaaaacaacgaaaatatcgaaaataaaaagatggaCGTACAAGAGAAGAAAGATGAAGTTTCAAAGGATGCCGATTCTCGGTCAACCAAGTCCACTAGCAAGAAACCGGAGAGCGAGAGAGGAAGACGCGACGAGAAGAGAATTCGATCCTGGGATCATCATCGATCTCATAGTCGATCCCGCAGCCGTGAACGGCGTAGACGAGATGACGTGCTGACGTTTGCAAAGATCAGG GAGGAGCGAGAAAGACAAAGACTAcgggaaagagagaggatgCTTCGCGAAGAAGAACGAAGGAGAAGAGAGGATATGGAGCGGCAACGTGAAGTAGAACGTAGGCAAAGAGAAGAGGCTGCACGATTGGAAAGAGAACGGGAGAAATTgcgaagggaaagagaaagaatcgaGCAGGAGAAAGCCGAATTGCTCCGACTTGAACGGGAACGTCAGAAACTGGAGCGGGAAAAGCTAGAGCGAGAAAGATTGGAACTGAAAAGGCAACAGATGCGTTTAGAAGAGAGCAGGCGTGCTCCACCGCCGCCGTCCATCAAAAGATGTTCCAGCGATAGAAGGGATCCTAGAGACATGTACGTCGAGCCAGATAGAAAGCGAATGACCACCGAACATAGTCGAAAACACATTCCGGAACGTGTGAGTGATCGTCGTGGTGAAATTTTGGATCGTGTCTCAGATAGACGGTTAGACGCGTCGCCACCTACCCGCTACGAATCTAGTAG ATCCGCACAAGATTTAGGGTTAAAGAAGGAATTTAAACGCAGCAGCGAGTTTACTTCACGCAGTAGTCGTCCCGATAGTTTTTCAGATGTATCTCGAGGAAGGGAAGTGATCGTTCGCCGAGAAACTCTTGGCACGACTGCAACGTCTATCGATCCTCGACAAGTTAAGGAAAG ATACGAACGTGCAAGTACAACCACTTATAATCGTGACCGTGATGTGAGACGTTCTGAAACAGATACCCATAGGAGCTCTAGGGATAGTCATACACGATATAGTGAAAGCTTCAAACCTACTGGTTCCAGCACACCAC GTGATAGTCGTTACGTTGAAAGCAATCGAACAACTAGTAGCTGGCACTCTGGACCTCCGTCtacaaaatcatttaattcCGTACCAAGTAGTGGGACCCGAGATCCACGGAATGAACCATCCAGTTGGAGTTCTAGGTCCTCCGATAATGTAAACAG ATGGAGTAATTCAAGTAGCATGGGAAACACATTACGACATCCAGTACCACCAACGTATCAAAGTGGTCCTATTCAATCTATGGGATTAACCGCACCTGGGACAGCGCCCTCGTACGATCGTTTTGATCCATATAAATCGTCTATGCCGAGCATGAGGAAATATTGA
- the LOC122567128 gene encoding actin-related protein 2/3 complex subunit 3-like isoform X1, with protein sequence MPAYHSSFIENNGNVGNMALLPIRTHFRGPAPPFNNKDLDIIDEALYFFKANVFFRTYEIKSEADRVLIYITLYITECLKRLQKCATQAQATNEMYSLAISKFDIPGDPGFPLNSVYAKPSSPVEADTMRQYLQQIRQETGVRLVEKVYGEDGKPSKWWLCFAKKKFMDKSLSGPGQ encoded by the exons ATGCCT GCATATCATTcaagtttcattgaaaataatggaaatgtCGGTAATATGGCACTTCTGCCAATTAGAACGCATTTTAGGGGTCCTGCACCTCCCTTCAACAATAAGGATCTAGATATAATTGACGAAGCATTGTATTTCTTTAAGGCAAACGTGTTCTTTAGGACATATGAAATTAag AGCGAAGCTGATAgagttttaatttatattacgttatatataacGGAGTGCTTGAAGAGATTACAGAAGTGTGCAACCCAAGCTCAAGCAACAAATGAAATGTATTCTCTTGCTATATCAAAATTTGACATTCCTGGTGATCCTGGTTTTCCTTTGAATTCTGTATATGCAAAACCAAGTAGTCCCGTAGAAGCag ATACTATGAGGCAATATTTACAACAAATAAGACAAGAAACAGGTGTTAGGCTTGTCGAAAAGGTATATGGTGAAGATGGTAAACCAAGCAAATGGTGGCTATGTTTTGCAAAGAAAAAGTTCATGGATAAGTCACTGTCTGGTCCCggacaataa
- the LOC122567128 gene encoding actin-related protein 2/3 complex subunit 3-like isoform X2 produces the protein MALLPIRTHFRGPAPPFNNKDLDIIDEALYFFKANVFFRTYEIKSEADRVLIYITLYITECLKRLQKCATQAQATNEMYSLAISKFDIPGDPGFPLNSVYAKPSSPVEADTMRQYLQQIRQETGVRLVEKVYGEDGKPSKWWLCFAKKKFMDKSLSGPGQ, from the exons ATGGCACTTCTGCCAATTAGAACGCATTTTAGGGGTCCTGCACCTCCCTTCAACAATAAGGATCTAGATATAATTGACGAAGCATTGTATTTCTTTAAGGCAAACGTGTTCTTTAGGACATATGAAATTAag AGCGAAGCTGATAgagttttaatttatattacgttatatataacGGAGTGCTTGAAGAGATTACAGAAGTGTGCAACCCAAGCTCAAGCAACAAATGAAATGTATTCTCTTGCTATATCAAAATTTGACATTCCTGGTGATCCTGGTTTTCCTTTGAATTCTGTATATGCAAAACCAAGTAGTCCCGTAGAAGCag ATACTATGAGGCAATATTTACAACAAATAAGACAAGAAACAGGTGTTAGGCTTGTCGAAAAGGTATATGGTGAAGATGGTAAACCAAGCAAATGGTGGCTATGTTTTGCAAAGAAAAAGTTCATGGATAAGTCACTGTCTGGTCCCggacaataa
- the LOC122567127 gene encoding 60S ribosomal protein L15, with the protein MGAYKYMQELYRKKQSDVLRFLLRVRCWQYRQLTKMHRAPRPSRPDKARRLGYKAKEGFVIFRIRVRRGGRKRPVPKGATYGKPKSHGVNQLKPTRKLQSVAEERVGRRCGGLRVLNSYWVAQDSSYKYYEVILIDPAHKAIRNDPKVNWVCNAVHKHRELRGKTSAGRSSRGLGKGHRYSQTIGGSRRAAWLRRNSLSLRRKR; encoded by the exons ATGGgtgcatataaatatatgcaaGAGTTGTATCGCAAGAAGCAGAGCGATGTGCTGCGATTCTTGCTTCGTGTCAGATGTTGGCAATATCGTCAATTGACTAAAATGCATCGTGCTCCCAGACCATCTAGACCCGATAAAGCACGTCGCTTAGGTTACAAAGCTAAAGAAG GTTTTGTCATATTTAGAATTCGTGTACGAAGAGGTGGTCGTAAACGTCCTGTTCCCAAAGGTGCAACTTATGGAAAACCAAAAAGTCATGGCGTTAATCAGTTGAAGCCTACTAGAAAATTACAGTCTGTTGCTGAG GAACGTGTTGGTCGTCGTTGTGGTGGTCTACGAGTTTTAAACAGTTATTGGGTAGCTCAGGATtcttcatataaatattatgaagtTATCCTGATTGATCCAGCACATAAg GCAATTCGTAATGATCCAAAAGTTAACTGGGTATGCAATGCAGTACACAAGCATCGTGAACTTCGTGGAAAGACGTCAGCGGGCAGAAGTTCGCGAGGTTTAGGTAAAGGACATCGTTACTCACAAACTATCGGTGGTTCTCGTCGTGCAGCATGGTTGAGAAGAAACTCTTTGTCACTTCGtagaaaacgataa